One Setaria viridis chromosome 3, Setaria_viridis_v4.0, whole genome shotgun sequence DNA window includes the following coding sequences:
- the LOC117847881 gene encoding aspartic proteinase nepenthesin-1 — MIKMARPLIWLALLCASLTFTTCAGIRLELIHVDAKENRTIAERMRRATERTHRRLASMGGVTAPVHWAGSTQYIAEYLIGDPPQRAEAIIDTGSNLIWTQCSACRPGCFNQNLSYYDPSLSRTVRPVACNDTACALGFETRCTRDRKACGVLTAYGAGAIAGVLGTETFTFGSEKASLAFGCITATELTPGSLNGASGIIGLGRGTLSLVSQLGDTKFSYCLTPYFSDAVNTSHLFVGASADLSGGGAPVTSVPFVKNPNDDLYDTFYFLPLAGITVGEAKLDVPAAAFDLREVAPGRWAGTLIDSGAPFTRLVDVAYQALRAELARQLGDSVVPLPAGVEGFDLCVAVAQGDASKLVPPLVLHFGSGGGASSDLVVPPENYWGPVDEATACMVVFSAARPNATLPMNETTVIGNYMHQNMHLLYDMGNGVLSFQPADCSSV; from the coding sequence ATGATAAAAATGGCGAGACCCTTGATCTGGCTCGCGCTCCTATGCGCCTCCCTGACCTTCACAACCTGCGCCGGCATCCGCCTCGAGCTCATCCACGTCGACGCCAAGGAGAACCGCACCATCGCGGAGCGCATGCGCCGCGCCACCGAGCGCACCCACCGCCGGCTGGCGTCCATGGGCGGGGTGACCGCGCCCGTCCACTGGGCGGGGTCGACGCAGTACATCGCCGAGTACCTCATCGGCGACCCGCCGCAGCGCGCCGAGGCCATCATCGACACCGGCAGCAACCTCATCTGGACACAGTGCTCCGCCTGCCGCCCCGGCTGCTTCAACCAGAACCTCTCCTACTACGACCCGTCCCTGTCGCGCACCGTCCGTCCCGTGGCGTGCAACGACACCGCGTGCGCCCTCGGCTTCGAGACCCGGTGCACCCGCGACAGGAAGGCGTGCGGCGTCCTCACCGCctacggcgccggcgccatcgccggcgtcCTCGGCACCGAGACGTTCACGTTCGGGTCGGAGAAGGCGAGCCTCGCGTTCGGGTGCATCACCGCGACGGAGCTCACGCCGGGCTCCCTGAACGGAGCTTCCGGCATCATCGGGCTCGGCAGGGGCACCCTGTCACTCGTCTCCCAGCTCGGCGACACCAAGTTCTCCTACTGCCTCACGCCCTACTTCAGCGACGCCGTCAACACGAGCCACCTGTTCGTCGGCGCGTCCGCCGacctgagcggcggcggcgcgccggtgaCGTCCGTGCCGTTCGTCAAGAACCCGAACGACGACCTGTACGACACGTTCTACTTCCTGCCCCTCGCCGGGATCACGGTGGGGGAGGCCAAGCTCGACGTCCCCGCGGCGGCGTTCGACCTCCGGGAGGTCGCGCCGGGGCGGTGGGCCGGCACGTTAATCGACTCCGGCGCCCCGTTCACGAGGCTCGTCGACGTGGCGTACCAGGCGCTGAGGGCGGAGCTGGCGCGGCAGCTGGGCGACAGCGTCGTGCCACTGCCGGCCGGGGTAGAAGGGTTCGACCTGTGCGTGGCCGTGGCGCAGGGGGACGCCAGCAAGCTGGTGCCGCCGCTGGTGCTGCACTttggaagcggcggcggcgcttcgtCGGACCTGGTGGTGCCGCCGGAGAACTACTGGGGGCCCGTGGACGAGGCCACGGCGTGCATGGTGGTGTTcagcgcggcgcggccgaaCGCGACGCTGCCGATGAACGAGACGACCGTCATCGGCAACTACATGCATCAGAACATGCACCTGCTGTACGACATGGGCAACGGCGTCCTCTCCTTCCAGCCGGCGGACTGCAGCTCCGTGTGA
- the LOC117847882 gene encoding aspartic proteinase nepenthesin-1, translating to MANPLIWLALFCASLSSFATSAAGLRLELTHVDAKDNCTAEERLRRATERTHRRLASMGGVGVAAPVRWSETQYVAEYLIGDPPQRAEAIVDTGSDLVWTQCSACRAAGCFAQNLPYYDPSRSRTAQPAACGDAACALGSVITRCTRAGEACAVAVRYGAGDIVGFLRTETFAFGSEEVSLAFGCVVATELSPGSLDGASGIIGLGRGALSLVSQLGDTRFSYCLTPYLRDAAKPSHLFVGASADLSGGAPVTSVPFSRNPNEYPFSTFYYLPLVGMSVGTARLAIAAAAFELRRVAAGVWAGGSFIDSGSPFTTLVDAAYQALRAELVRQLGASLVQPRTGGLDLCVARGDAGRVVPPLVLHFGGGGGGGDVVVPPENYWGPVDGATECMLVFNSAAGPDSTLPLNETTIIGNYMQQDVHLLYDLDNGVLSFQTADCSSM from the coding sequence ATGGCGAATCCTTTGATCTGGCTCGCGCTCTTCTGCGCCTCCCTGTCGTCGTTCGCCACCTCCGCGGCCGGCCTCCGCCTCGAGCTCACCCACGTCGATGCCAAGGACAACTGCACCGCCGAGGAGCGCCTGCGCCGCGCCACCGAGCGCACCCACCGCCGCCTGGCGTCCATGGGCGGTGTCGGCGTGGCCGCGCCCGTCCGCTGGTCGGAGACGCAGTACGTCGCCGAGTACCTCATCGGCGACCCGCCGCAGCGCGCTGAGGCCATCGTAgacaccggcagcgacctcGTCTGGACGCAGTGCTCCGCCTGCCGTGCGGCCGGCTGCTTCGCCCAGAACCTCCCCTACTACGACCCGTCCCGGTCGCGCACGGCCCAGCCCGCGGCCTGCGGCGACGCGGCGTGCGCCCTCGGCTCCGTGATCACCCGGTgcacgcgcgccggcgaggcgtgCGCCGTAGCCGTCCGCTACGGCGCCGGCGACATCGTCGGGTTCCTACGCACCGAGACGTTCGCGTTCGGGTCGGAGGAGGTAAGCCTCGCGTTCGGGTGCGTCGTCGCGACCGAGCTCTCGCCGGGGTCCCTCGACGGCGCGTCCGGGATCATCGGGCTCGGCAGGGGCGCGCTGTCGCTCGTCTCCCAGCTCGGCGACACCAGGTTCTCCTACTGCCTCACGCCCTACCTGCGCGACGCCGCCAAGCCGAGCCACCTGTTCGTCGGCGCCTCCGCCGACctgagcggcggcgcgccggtgaCGTCCGTGCCGTTCTCCAGGAACCCGAACGAATACCCCTTCAGCACGTTCTACTACCTGCCCCTGGTCGGGATGAGCGTGGGCACCGCCAggctcgccatcgccgccgcagcGTTCGAGCTCCGGCGGGTCGCGGCGGGAGTGTGGGCCGGCGGCTCGTTCATCGACTCCGGCAGCCCGTTCACGACCCTCGTCGACGCGGCATACCAAGCGCTGAGGGCGGAGCTGGTGCGCCAGCTGGGCGCCAGCCTCGTGCAGCCGCGGACCGGAGGGCTGGACCTGTGCGTCGCACGGGGAGACGCCGGCAGGGTGGTGCCGCCGCTGGTGCTGcacttcggcggcggcggcggcggcggcgacgtggtgGTGCCGCCGGAGAACTACTGGGGGCCCGTGGACGGGGCCACGGAGTGCATGCTGGTGTTCAACTCCGCGGCGGGGCCGGACTCGACGCTGCCGTTGAACGAGACGACCATCATCGGCAACTACATGCAGCAGGACGTGCACCTGCTGTACGACCTTGACAATGGCGTGCTCTCCTTCCAGACGGCGGACTGCAGCTCCATGTGA
- the LOC140222278 gene encoding uncharacterized protein — protein sequence MDNYNYRDFMSQGSSSGARTFHTSQEDADEDDFGPFASPPASYLSASRRHMEHLDLNSEGAAFPNIGSYQVFLQGAATGLELQLPPRAPARRVGAGGGTGCGRGSKIAAGGGRGGRKGSRGGRSGSRGGARLGGGRGASSSGGQGFDNPLDVDAGDEEDDDGTETPSHGTETPSQVLNGEWLLATNHHDRADWSEENTHIYCELAVEEIRAGNCCKGVMSRRGYNNMKQGFLLKAGLNLTIKQLKNRWTQCKTLYTFWKELQTSTALGRRPDGTVIASRAWWEKEGRTECRKFMKFVPTYVPQLIEMFRGVAVDGLAACIPGSSPQILDDEEAGLDIEEGGEQEEEELVGSPASSSSRKRTSSTVDTASSPNKKRKSPLMKMFQGLLTELQVNMANEQQALTEMAKQREEELEKRHQLRKKELQERQHLRHEMRNKLKDEAREDIKNCLTLVKEAGAGPTSEEFGMATTLFQNEYYREVFHMVDNPEERLIWLRNTWQEYTKGYR from the exons ATGGACAACTACAACTACAGGGACTTCATGTCTCAGggatcttcttccggtgcccgTACCTTCCACACATCCCAGGAAGATGCGGACGAGGATGACTTCGGCCCGTTTgcttcgccgccggcctcctacCTGTCCGCTTCCCGGCGCCACATGGAGCACTTGGACCTCAACTCAGAGGGTGCTGCCTTCCCTAATATTGGGTCGTACCAGGTATTCTTGCAGGGAGCTGCAACTGGTTTGGAGCTGCAGCTCCCTCCTCGGGCCCCTGCAAGGAGGGTGGGAGCAGGCGGTGGCACAGGGTGTGGTCGCGGGTCCAAGATAGCTGCGGGCGGGGGACGAGGTGGACGCAAAGGTTCGCGTGGAGGAAGATCTGGCAGCCGTGGGGGAGCAAGATTGGGAGGAGGTCGCGGTGCATCTTCCTCTGGTGGTCAGGGCTTTGACAATCCACTTGATGTTGATGCTGGTGACGAAGAAGATGACGATGGCACTGAAACTCCCTCCCATGGCACTGAAACTCCCTCCCAG GTTTTGAATGGTGAATGGTTGCTTGCTACT AACCATCATGACAGGGCCGATTGGTCCGAGGAAAATACCCATATTTACTGTGAACTTGCTGTTGAGGAAATAAGGGCAGGGAATTGTTGTAAGGGAGTAATGTCCCGTAGAGGCTATAATAACATGAAGCAAGGATTTCTGTTAAAGGCTGGACTGAACCTAACTATCAAGCAATTGAAGAACAGATGGACTCAGTGCAAAACTCTATACACTTTCTGGAAAGAGTTGCAAACTAGTACCGCTCTAGGGCGAAGACCTGATGGTACTGTCATAGCATCAAGAGCATGGTGGGAAAAAGAA GGGAGGACTGAGTGTAGGAAGTTCATGAAGTTTGTGCCTACATATGTTCCCCAACTTATAGAGATGTTCAGAGGTGTTGCAGTGGATGGACTGGCTGCTTGTATCCCAGGATCTTCACCTCAAATATTGGATGATGAGGAAGCCGGCCTAGATATCGAGGAAGGTGGagaacaagaggaagaggagttgGTAGGAAGTCCTGCGAGCAGCAGCAGTCGCAAGAGAACAAGCAGCACTGTTGACACAGCCTCAAGTCCcaacaagaagaggaagagtCCATTGATGAAGATGTTCCAGGGCCTTCTAACTGAGTTGCAAGTTAACATGGCTAATGAGCAACAAGCTCTAACTGAAATGGCAAAGCAAAGGGAAGAGGAGTTGGAAAAGAGGCACCAATTGAGGAAGAAAGAGTTGCAAGAGAGGCAACATTTGAGGCATGAAATGAGAAACAAACTGAAGGATGAGGCTAGGGAGGACATAAAAAATTGTTTGACATTGGTAAAAGAAGCCGGAGCAGGACCTACTTCTGAGGAGTTTGGAATGGCTACAACTCTTTTTCAAAATGAGTACTACAGAGAGGTTTTTCACATGGTCGACAATCCAGAAGAGAGATTGATTTGGCTGAGGAATACCTGGCAGGAGTATACTAAAGGCTATCGATGA
- the LOC140222390 gene encoding protein ALP1-like: protein MLRCRKKRRKIIITAAAMLGMYHFDTYMNKGDYRVPTESGFEWVMKTLGNRTSCFNMFRMSQELFLRLHSVLVDSYGLKSTRKMSSVEALGLFLWICGAPQSVRQAEDHFTRSLETICRKFDEVLESVNKLAVDIIKPKDPEFRSVHSRLQSPRFTPFFDNCIGAIDGTHIPVVVPTSLVVQHTGRHGYTSQNVMAICDFDMRFTFVVAGWPGSVHDMRVFKDAIEKFGDKYPHPPEGKFYLVDSGYPNRSGYLAPYKGTKYHLPEFRQGPMPRGKKELFNYTHSSLRNVIERSFGVLKMKWRILLDLPSYPMQKQSEIIIACMALHNFIRESFIGDADFDLVDHDENYVSFTEGTSSDGNVSSIRHGDEDQNMNEFRDWIADGLFSRS from the exons ATGTTGAGGtgtcggaagaagaggaggaaaatcATAATTACGGCTGCTGCTATGTTGGGTATGTACCACTTTGACACTTATATGAACAAAGGAGATTATAGAGTACCAACAGAAAGTGGGTTTGAATGGGTCATGAAGACATTAGGAAATAGAACATCTTGCTTCAATATGTTTAGAATGAGTCAGGAATTGTTTCTGAGGTTGCACAGTGTGCTAGTTGATTCATATGGATTAAAGTCAACTAGGAAGATGTCATCTGTAGAGGCTCTAGGCCTGTTTTTATGGATATGTGGTGCACCTCAATCAGTTAGACAAGCAGAGGACCATTTCACAAGATCACTGGAGACTATATGTAGAAAGTTTGATGAAGTACTAGAGAGTGTAAACAAGCTGGCAGTGGACATCATTAAGCCAAAGGACCCTGAGTTTAGGAGCGTGCATTCTAGGTTGCAATCCCCTAGGTTCACACCCTTCTTTGACAACTGCATTGGGGCAATAGATGGTACTCATATTCCAGTTGTAGTGCCAACTAGCTTGGTAGTACAACATACGGGCAGGCATGGATATACGAGTCAGAATGTCATGGCCatatgtgactttgatatgaggttCACTTTTGTGGTGGCGGGATGGCCTGGGTCAGTTCATGACATGAGGGTGTTCAAAGATGCCATTGAGAAGTTTGGAGACAAATATCCGCATCCACCTGAAG GTAAGTTCTACCTTGTTGACTCGGGTTACCCAAACCGATCAGGATATCTTGCACCGTACAAAGGAACCAAGTACCACCTGCCAGAGTTTAGACAAGGGCCAatgccaagaggtaaaaaagaacTATTTAATTACACCCATTCTTCACTTCGTAACGTCATTGAGAGGTCGTTTGGAGTtttaaagatgaagtggaggatattGCTTGACCTACCTAGCTATCCTATGCAAAAGCAAAGCGAAATAATTATTGCGTGCATGgcacttcacaatttcattagaGAGAGTTTTATAGGGGATGCAGactttgatttggttgatcATGATGAGAACTATGTTTCGTTCACCGAAGGAACATCTTCTGATGGTAATGTGTCAAGTATACgtcatggagatgaagatcaaaACATGAACGAATTCCGTGATTGGATTGCCGATGGTTTGTTTAGTAGATCATAG